Sequence from the Paenibacillus riograndensis SBR5 genome:
TTCAATTCGCGGTCAAAAAGAAAGAAGTGGAATATTAAGCATCAGCTTGCGGGCTGCCAGCTTAAGAAGGAGGGAACAGGCATGGCATTAAGAACGAAACATATCGAAAAGGGCCTGATGATCGCGCTGCTCATTATCGGAGGACTGCTGATGATGGTGCCGTTCATCTGGATGATCGGCTCGTCCTTTAAACCTGAGAATGAATTTACTGTAATTCCGCCAACACTTTTTCCGAGCCACCCGACATTCTCCAACTACCGGGATTTGTTCGTGAAAATGGACTTTGTGATCTATTTGAAAAATACACTGATTATCGTGCTCTGCTCCTTTGTAGGGCTGTTTCTGAATGCGATGGCCGGTTATGCTTTTGCTAAATTTGATTTTCCCGGTAAAAACAAGTTTTTCTATATTATTCTGGCGACGATGATGATCCCTGGACAGGTGACGATGATTCCAACCTATCTGATCATTAACCAGCTGCATTTGGTGAATACGATGGCGGGGATTGTATTGCCTGGTCTGGTGGGGGCGTTCGCAATTTTCCTGTTCCGGCAGTTCATGACGACGATTCCTATCGATTTATTGGAGGCGGCAAGACTGGACGGGGCGGGCGAGCTGCGGATTTTCTTCCAGCTGATGGTGCCGATCGTGAAGCCGGTTTTTGCCGTACAGGGTATCCTGACCTTTATTGGGGCGTGGAACAGCTTCCTCTGGCCGTTGATTATTGCCAATGATGAGAGACTGTATACCTTATCCGTAGGGCTGTCGCTGCTCAAAGGCCAATACGGAACCGAGTTCGGACTGCAGATGGCCGGAGCCGCGTTCATGGTCGTGCCGATTATTATTATATTTATCTTCTTCCAAAAGCATATCATAGAAGGATATACCATCTCCGGCATAAAATAATATAGAGAAGCATATTTGCATGTCTCGGGAAGGATTGAATGAAATGGCAACGATCAAGGATGTGGCCAAGCTGGCAGGGGTAGCTTTGTCAACCGCATCATACGCAATGAGCGGCGACAGCAAGGTGAGCGCCAAGACAAGAGAAAAAGTGCTTGAGGCCGCAAGGCAGCTGAATTATCAGAAAAATGGCTTTGCCATGGATTTGAAAAGAAGCCGCACGAACACGATTGCCCTCATATTGACGGATTTATCCGGGCCGTATTATTCAGAACTTATCCGCAGCATTCAGGATGTGGCTTTATCCAATTCCTATGATCTTATAGCCTGCAGCTCTATGGGAGGGAAAGACTCTACGGCAGTAAGGTTTCTTCTGGAAAAAAGAGTGGATGGAGCTATAGTGCTGGCTCATAATATTACCGATGAAATTCTTCAGGCTGCCGGAAGCTCAAGGTTTCCGATTGTGGTGATGGACAGGCTGATTGCCGGTGAAGGACTGATCAATGTTGTGGTCGACGGAGAACTGGGAGGCTATAGTGCTACCCGTTATCTGATCGATAAAGGTCATCAGCATATCGCCTATATCAGCGGCCCGGCCAATTCCTATGACAATGCGCTGCGGTATAAGGGATTTATGCGTGCGATGCACGAAGCCGGGCTTGAGGAGAAAGCCAAGTGGAAGCTGAACGGCGGGTTTATCCGTGAAGGCGGATATAAGTCCACTAAGATGATGCTGATGCAGGGGGAACTGCCTTCAGCCATCTTTTACGCGAATGATGAAATGGCAGTGGGAGGAATGAAAGCTCTGGAGGAAGGCGGAATTTCCGTGCCGGAGGATATTTCGGTGATCGGTTTTGACGATATCCAGTTGGCTGAATACATCCAGCCCCCGCTGACCACGATCCGGCAGCCGATGTACGAATCCGGTTCTCTGGCCAGCCATCTGCTGTTTCAAATGCTGAACGGAGATACCGTGAACGATTTCTATAAGCTTAAGATTGAACTGGTGGAACGCCAATCCGTCCTGCCTCAGAAGTAATATTGCCAGGTTTCCCGCTAAAAGCGGCGGGTTATCGAAACAAAGTGAAACGTTTATGATTTATTCCGATGATGTAAGATATGAGGCCATATTATAAAAGAGATATAGAAAGAGAAACGTTTCGTTTCATTGGAGGGGGAAACCCATGACTGAACATCTGTACCATAAATATGTGAAACATATGACCCTCGAAGAGAAAATCGCCCAGCTGCTGCAGCTGGCTGCCCCTTTTTATGATGAACCGGGGGATGAATCGGAGATTACGGGACCCATGGAAGAGCTGGGCATCAAGTATGACACCAAACGTGCAGTTGGCTCTGTACTGGGTATCGCGGGCGCCAAGAAAATGATGGCTGTGCAGAAAGAACATCTGGCCGGCAGCAGACTCGGTATTCCGCTGCTGTTCATGGCCGATATTGTGCATGGCTTCAAAACGATTTTTCCGATTCCGCTGGCGATTGGCTGCTCATGGGACCCTGAGCTCGCAGAACAAAGCGCCGGGATTGCAGCACGTGAGTCAGCGGTATCCGGGCTTCATGTGACCTTTGCCCCGATGGTTGATCTGGTCCGCGATGCCCGCTGGGGCCGTGTGATGGAATCCACCGGCGAAGATCCCTATTTGAATGCTGTGTTTGCGAAGGCGTTTGTCCAAGGGTTCCAGGGGGATAATCTTAAGGATGATGTATCCCGTGTAGCGGCCTGTGTGAAACACTTTGCGGCGTATGGACTGGTCGAAGGCGGCCGTGAGTACAATACGGTTGATCTCTCGGAGCGCCAGCTGCGGGAATATTATTTGCCCGCATACAAGGCAGCGGTCGACGCAGGCGTTGAAATGGTAATGACCTCCTTTAATACCGTGAATGGCATTCCGGCTACCGGCAACCGCAGCCTAATGCGCGGCTTGCTGCGTGATGAATGGGGCTTCGACGGTGTCGTGATCTCCGACTGGGCAGCGATCAAGGAAATCATTGCCCATGGTGCAGCGGAAGATGAAAAAGAAGCGGCCTTCAAAGCGATATCCAGCGGTGTCGACATTGATATGATGACCACCAGCTATGTGAACCATTTGCCTGAGCTTGTGGCGGAGGGGCTGGTGGATGAAGCGCTGATCGATGAAGCTGTGCTGCGGATTCTGGTGCTGAAAGAAAAGCTGGGCTTGTTCGAGAATCCGATGCGCGGGGCAGACCCTGAGCTGGAGCAGCAAATTGTGTACAGCCAAGAACACCGGAAAGTCGCTCAGAGACTGGCTGAGAAATCAAGCGTACTGCTCAAGAATGACGGAGTTCTGCCGCTTCAGGCCGGGCAGCGGGTAGCATTGATTGGCCCGTTCGCTGCGAGCGGCGATATTCTCGGCTGGTGGTCCTGGCAGGGTTCCCAAGAAACTGCGGTGCAGCTTGGCGAATCCATGCAAAAGGTCAGCGGTGATCCCGGTCATGTGCTGATTTCTGAAGGCTGCAGCATTGACACGATTACTGAAGCAGGACTGGCAGAGGCAGTTAAGGCTGCTGCGGCTGCTGATATCATTGTGCTGGCGCTGGGTGAATCATCCGAAATGAGCGGAGAAGGCGGCAGCCGCAGTGATATCCGGCTCCCGGAAGCGCAGCTTGAGCTGGTCCGTGAGATGAAGAAACTTGGAAAGCCGGTTGTGGCCGTTCTGTTCAACGGGCGTCCGCTGGATCTGCACGGTGTCTATGATGTGGCGGACGCGGTGCTGGAGGCCTGGTTCCCGGGAAGTGAAGGCGGGGCGGCGCTGGCGGATATTTTATATGGCAAGGTGAATCCATCCGGACGTCTGTCTATGTCTTTCCCTTATTCAGCAGGTCAGATTCCTGTGTACTACAATGCTTACAATACAGGCCGGCCTAAACCTGTTGAACACACGGACAACCGCTATATTTCACAATATATCGATATTCCCAATGAACCGCTGCTGCCCTTCGGTTTTGGCTTAAGCTATACAACCTTTGCCTTTGAAGGCTTCTCCCTGTCTTCAGACTGTTTGTCAGCGGACCGTCCGCTTGAAGCCAGAGTAACCGTAACGAATACCGGAAGCATGGCGGGAACCGAGACTGTACAGCTATACATCCGCGATATGTCCGGCGAAACCGTACGCCCGGTCAAGGAGCTTAAGGACTTCAGACAGGTGCAGCTGCTCCCCGGAGAGAGCAGGGACGTTGTCTTCCAAATTGAAGAGTCCCTGCTCCGCTATCACCACAGTGATCTGACATTCAGCAGTGATCCCGGTATGTTCACAGTATATGTCGGTGCCAATAGCCGCGACACCCAGTCAGCCACTTTCCGCTTAATATAATAACCGTGACATAGAGTGAACTTGAAAAACTAACAAAGGGGAAAAGGGATGGAGGGGAAGTTTGGAACTGTAGGAGCGAATGCGTCCGCCTAAAAGCTTTCCGTAGGAAAGCTCGCTATCTTCAGCATAGACAGTCTGCGGATTTCCACCGCAAATAGCGGTAACAATCAAGAAATCTGTAGATGGGCAGCGGCCGGAAGTCCAAACATTCTCCGTAGTCCCGACGAAGTCCCTAATGTTAATATCTTAAGTTCACTCTATATAGATAGGACTGTGAACTTCAAATATAACAGCGGACTATTACCGCAGCAGATAAGGAAGTGAATAGAAATTGACAACTGCACCAAGTACCAAGCTGTCGATTCAAAAGGGAGATTTAACTTTTACATTTTTGGAGAGCGGTGACCTGTACCAGGCTTTCGGCGGCAAAATGATGATCAACCAGCTGTTGTCCAGCAGCGTGGACGGAGCGCCGGGCAATCTGTATGCAAGGCTTCATCTGTCCGGTGGAATCCAGGCGTTTCCGCTGCTCGGCGTGAAATCTGCCAGCAGGTTCCGCCAGGACGGCGAACGCCTGCTGTGGCAGGGGGAGATCGCAGCGGATCAGGCTGGTACAGTCCTGGACAAAACGATCCGTTATCAGGTTGTTTTTTCAATGGCGGATAACGGGGTATGGTTCTGGGATGTCACCATCGACGGGGCCGGAGTGCCTCTGGATGTGATCTATACCCAGGATGTAGGGATAGCTTCCCCCGGCGCTGTTACCAGCAATGAGGCTTATCTGTCCCAATATATTGACCATACCGTTTTTGAGGATACAGCAAAAGGCTATGTGGTGTGCTCGCGCCAGAACCAGCCGCAGGACGGGAAGTTTCCGTATCTTCAGCAGGGACTGCTGAACGGCGCTGCGGGATTTTCCACCGATGGCTTCCAGTTTTTCGGCCTATCCTACAAAGAGAGCAATGAGCCGGAAGCTTTGTCCCGGGCCAAGCTTGCAAATGAAGTGTACCAGTATGAATTTGCCTTCACCGCGCTGCAGTCT
This genomic interval carries:
- a CDS encoding carbohydrate ABC transporter permease, whose amino-acid sequence is MALRTKHIEKGLMIALLIIGGLLMMVPFIWMIGSSFKPENEFTVIPPTLFPSHPTFSNYRDLFVKMDFVIYLKNTLIIVLCSFVGLFLNAMAGYAFAKFDFPGKNKFFYIILATMMIPGQVTMIPTYLIINQLHLVNTMAGIVLPGLVGAFAIFLFRQFMTTIPIDLLEAARLDGAGELRIFFQLMVPIVKPVFAVQGILTFIGAWNSFLWPLIIANDERLYTLSVGLSLLKGQYGTEFGLQMAGAAFMVVPIIIIFIFFQKHIIEGYTISGIK
- the bglX gene encoding beta-glucosidase BglX, with the translated sequence MTEHLYHKYVKHMTLEEKIAQLLQLAAPFYDEPGDESEITGPMEELGIKYDTKRAVGSVLGIAGAKKMMAVQKEHLAGSRLGIPLLFMADIVHGFKTIFPIPLAIGCSWDPELAEQSAGIAARESAVSGLHVTFAPMVDLVRDARWGRVMESTGEDPYLNAVFAKAFVQGFQGDNLKDDVSRVAACVKHFAAYGLVEGGREYNTVDLSERQLREYYLPAYKAAVDAGVEMVMTSFNTVNGIPATGNRSLMRGLLRDEWGFDGVVISDWAAIKEIIAHGAAEDEKEAAFKAISSGVDIDMMTTSYVNHLPELVAEGLVDEALIDEAVLRILVLKEKLGLFENPMRGADPELEQQIVYSQEHRKVAQRLAEKSSVLLKNDGVLPLQAGQRVALIGPFAASGDILGWWSWQGSQETAVQLGESMQKVSGDPGHVLISEGCSIDTITEAGLAEAVKAAAAADIIVLALGESSEMSGEGGSRSDIRLPEAQLELVREMKKLGKPVVAVLFNGRPLDLHGVYDVADAVLEAWFPGSEGGAALADILYGKVNPSGRLSMSFPYSAGQIPVYYNAYNTGRPKPVEHTDNRYISQYIDIPNEPLLPFGFGLSYTTFAFEGFSLSSDCLSADRPLEARVTVTNTGSMAGTETVQLYIRDMSGETVRPVKELKDFRQVQLLPGESRDVVFQIEESLLRYHHSDLTFSSDPGMFTVYVGANSRDTQSATFRLI
- a CDS encoding LacI family DNA-binding transcriptional regulator → MATIKDVAKLAGVALSTASYAMSGDSKVSAKTREKVLEAARQLNYQKNGFAMDLKRSRTNTIALILTDLSGPYYSELIRSIQDVALSNSYDLIACSSMGGKDSTAVRFLLEKRVDGAIVLAHNITDEILQAAGSSRFPIVVMDRLIAGEGLINVVVDGELGGYSATRYLIDKGHQHIAYISGPANSYDNALRYKGFMRAMHEAGLEEKAKWKLNGGFIREGGYKSTKMMLMQGELPSAIFYANDEMAVGGMKALEEGGISVPEDISVIGFDDIQLAEYIQPPLTTIRQPMYESGSLASHLLFQMLNGDTVNDFYKLKIELVERQSVLPQK